The nucleotide sequence TCCCGAGCCAGACCGAGAACAGGGGCATGATCAGCGGCTCGGATTGCGTCGAGTTCGACAACGTGGAAGTCGTGAGACACGCGGCCCTCATCGTGATGTGTCGGGTGGGGGAGAAGGTAGTCGGGGTACCCCCGCTGCGGATGCTGCCGGGCACGACGGTCGCGCGGATGGGCGACCACGGGCGTCTGGTTCTCCCACGGGAAGTAGCCCTCAATCTCGGGCTCGTCTAGGGTCGCTGGAGGTCCATCATGCACGCATCGTTCGCTCCCTGTCCGCACTGCAACGCCCGGCTCTCCTACCTGGAAGGGGTTGCGGGCAGCAGGATGGACCCGGAGTGCCCCCGCTGCCACAAGGTCGTGACCGTCTCGCGCGCGACGTTCCTAATGGCGGACCATTCGCGGCCTGCCGAACCCAGGAAGCCGAGCGCCCGATAGCGAGGCAGCTCGCCTCACTTGGGACGCTCGCCGGTTGAGCTCGGAACACCTGGGGCTCTCCTTGGGACAGCACCCGCCGGGGAGCGCGAAGTCGATCGGTGCCGGGGGGTCGGTCAGGCGCCGCCGTCGACGCGGATGACGGCTCCCGTGGTGAAGCTCGACGCTCCGCTCGCCAGGTAGACGGCAGCGCCGACGATCTCGGCGGGCTGGCCGCCGCGTTGCAGGGCCAGGGCCGACTTGACCCTGCGCTCGAAGGCGTCGAGGTCCCACGCCTTGCTGATGTCCGTGAAGAACGGGCCTGCCTGGATGGCGTTCACCCTGACCTTGGGCCCGAAGGCACGGGCGAACCCGACGGTCATCGCCTCCAGCCCGGCCTTGGCCGCCGCGTACGGGATGACGTCCGGCGTCGGCCGGGTCGCCGCGCCGCTGCTGATGTTGATGATGGACCCGCCGTTCCCTCGCGCCATGCGGCTGCCGATCAGGGCGGTCAGGCGGAAGGGGCCCTTGAGATTCACCGCGAGCACCTTGTCCCAGAGCTCTTCGCTGACCGCTTCGACGCTGGGGTAGAGCGGCGACATCCCGGCATTGTTGACCAGGACGTCGACGGCGCCGAAATCCTGGCAGGCGGCATCGGCGAGCGCGTCGAGGTCCTGCCACCTGCCCACGTGGCAGGCGCGGCCGAGAGCCCGCCGGCCGGTGGTTCGTCGGATCTCCTCGGCGACGGCGTCACAGGCGTCCTGCTTGCGGCTGGCGATGATGACGTCCGCGCCGAAGCGCGCGAACGCCAGCGCCATCTCCCGCCCGAGCCCCCGGCTGCCGCCCGTGACCAGGGCCACCCGTCCGCTCAGGTCGAAGAGTTCCGTCGGCGTGCCGGGCTGCTGCTTCATGGTCCCCGAGGGCCTGGTTCTAATATGCAATCCGTCCCGAGCCAACGGGCATTACCCGGTCGGCGTCACGACGAGACTCGCCGTGGCGAGCCGATGGGCGCGCTGACACGTGGTCGCCACCACGCCGCGGAGCCCCCGCGGCTGCTCCGCCGAGGCCGTGCTGCGCGACGGCGGCTCGATCCACCTACGCGCCATCCGCCCCGGACGACCGCAGGCGCCTGATCGAACACTTCGCGCGGCGCGGGCCGCGATC is from Deltaproteobacteria bacterium and encodes:
- a CDS encoding glucose 1-dehydrogenase, which codes for MKQQPGTPTELFDLSGRVALVTGGSRGLGREMALAFARFGADVIIASRKQDACDAVAEEIRRTTGRRALGRACHVGRWQDLDALADAACQDFGAVDVLVNNAGMSPLYPSVEAVSEELWDKVLAVNLKGPFRLTALIGSRMARGNGGSIINISSGAATRPTPDVIPYAAAKAGLEAMTVGFARAFGPKVRVNAIQAGPFFTDISKAWDLDAFERRVKSALALQRGGQPAEIVGAAVYLASGASSFTTGAVIRVDGGA